In the genome of Flavobacterium panacagri, one region contains:
- a CDS encoding tetratricopeptide repeat-containing sensor histidine kinase encodes MTAQAIPDKKMEKSSTKISKTAEELSKSLDDNDESKIAQNYEKLANEFLNKGDNAKAEEYYKRALNSYTKLKLTEDKTRVTRSLAKAQENQKNFGSAIKNYEKAGSLTKDAVEEKINLNDANRLKNQSDPASQADYVDSNIDLLKKENKKGEVKEAYVQKAQNSLQLNDKKVAIESYNKALDYTKNKPEEAIKIKNEIAKVYAEDNQFDKALLISEKILAEARKNKDYTTEIKQLQSLSSLYFEKKEPEKAISSLKEAYDLSFQKGNSAEAKKSLSSLVKYYKTKGQDKESMVLYEQFFENFDRLIHSDTTLIDAKTFQITEEKIRQLEKEKTLKDELISKKNTFNYFLIGSVGLLLLLFLFIVKALYSIKIKNKEIALQSLRREMNPHFIFNSLNSVNQFISENKELEANKYLTSYSNLMRNMMENSNKDFISLDKEVEQLKKYLDLEHLRFEDKFDFEITVDDSLDPERVFVPNMILQPHLENAIWHGLRYLDKKGFLSLRFDYKNGKIIVTIEDNGIGLTKSGELKTKNQKIYESRGLNNTKERIALLNELYKKEITFRIVEKEGLESGTIVQIVFPLIDKI; translated from the coding sequence ATGACAGCACAAGCTATTCCTGACAAAAAAATGGAGAAAAGCAGTACCAAAATCAGTAAAACGGCAGAAGAATTATCCAAATCACTTGATGATAACGATGAATCGAAAATTGCTCAGAATTACGAAAAACTGGCTAATGAATTTTTGAATAAAGGAGATAATGCCAAAGCAGAAGAATACTATAAAAGAGCGTTAAACAGTTATACTAAATTAAAACTGACAGAAGACAAAACCCGTGTTACCAGAAGTCTTGCTAAAGCACAGGAAAATCAGAAAAACTTTGGCTCGGCGATTAAAAACTATGAAAAAGCGGGATCGTTGACAAAAGATGCAGTTGAAGAAAAAATCAATTTAAATGATGCCAACCGTTTAAAAAATCAGTCCGATCCGGCAAGTCAGGCAGATTATGTGGATTCGAATATTGATTTACTGAAAAAGGAAAACAAAAAAGGCGAAGTTAAAGAAGCTTATGTACAGAAAGCGCAGAATTCACTTCAGTTAAATGATAAAAAAGTAGCGATTGAGAGTTACAACAAAGCCTTAGATTATACCAAAAATAAACCTGAAGAAGCTATAAAAATCAAAAACGAAATTGCTAAAGTTTATGCCGAAGACAATCAGTTTGATAAAGCGCTTCTGATAAGCGAAAAAATATTGGCAGAAGCCAGAAAAAATAAAGATTATACAACCGAAATAAAACAGCTTCAATCGCTTTCATCCCTTTATTTTGAAAAGAAAGAACCTGAGAAGGCGATTTCATCATTAAAAGAAGCGTATGATTTGTCTTTTCAAAAAGGAAATTCGGCGGAAGCCAAAAAGAGTTTATCATCTTTGGTTAAATACTACAAAACCAAAGGTCAGGATAAAGAAAGTATGGTTTTGTACGAACAATTTTTTGAAAATTTCGACAGACTGATTCATTCTGATACTACTTTGATTGATGCGAAGACTTTCCAAATCACAGAAGAAAAAATCCGTCAGTTGGAAAAAGAAAAAACACTGAAAGACGAACTGATTTCGAAGAAAAATACCTTCAATTATTTCCTGATTGGTTCAGTTGGGTTGTTACTGCTTTTGTTTTTGTTTATTGTAAAAGCTTTGTATTCTATTAAAATTAAAAATAAAGAAATCGCTTTGCAGTCATTGCGTCGTGAGATGAATCCGCATTTTATTTTTAATAGTTTGAATAGCGTCAATCAGTTTATTTCGGAAAACAAAGAATTGGAAGCTAATAAATATTTGACGTCTTATTCGAATTTGATGCGGAATATGATGGAGAATTCCAATAAGGATTTTATTTCTCTGGATAAAGAAGTAGAACAGCTCAAGAAATATCTGGATTTAGAACATCTCCGTTTTGAAGATAAATTTGATTTTGAAATTACGGTTGATGATTCGCTGGACCCGGAAAGGGTTTTTGTTCCGAATATGATTTTACAGCCTCATCTTGAAAATGCCATCTGGCACGGATTACGTTATTTGGATAAAAAAGGATTTTTGTCTTTGCGATTTGATTATAAAAATGGTAAAATCATCGTTACCATTGAAGACAACGGAATTGGTTTAACCAAAAGCGGTGAACTCAAAACAAAAAACCAAAAAATATACGAATCCAGAGGTCTAAACAATACCAAAGAACGAATTGCGCTTTTGAATGAATTGTATAAAAAGGAAATTACATTTAGAATTGTAGAAAAAGAAGGACTGGAATCTGGGACAATAGTTCAAATTGTTTTTCCATTAATTGACAAAATATGA
- a CDS encoding SIMPL domain-containing protein yields the protein MKKLFLSLFIILFSQFVVAQVSGNVNYQNHYNDQNSININFPSNDGIVASVKGLANVKADSYTAIFSTTQTGKTTKEVNELLDQRITQALNEIKLKKGVETFVDMISFVPVYEYETEKKVFSRKTYNEVPTGFELKKNIYIKFSDPNQLNEFISILSSNEIYDLVRVDYFSNALETIKKEMMAKARLLIQEKIKNYEILLGETFTNAEKRIADDFIVNLPVEMYRSYEAYNSSSLNLKRNSNINQATKSTTLYYQPVFGKEFDFILNPSVLEPVIQVQYEVKIVINREKKQNVKGDKEFILVTPNGDLKTLNINMTKQNY from the coding sequence ATGAAAAAACTATTCTTATCTCTTTTTATCATTCTATTTTCTCAGTTTGTAGTTGCACAGGTTTCAGGAAATGTCAATTATCAAAATCATTATAATGACCAAAATAGCATTAACATCAATTTTCCTTCTAACGATGGTATTGTCGCAAGTGTAAAAGGACTTGCCAATGTTAAAGCAGATTCTTATACCGCTATTTTCAGCACCACTCAAACCGGCAAAACAACCAAAGAAGTCAACGAATTACTTGACCAGAGAATTACACAGGCGCTGAACGAAATCAAACTTAAAAAAGGCGTTGAAACTTTTGTCGATATGATTTCGTTTGTTCCGGTTTATGAATATGAAACTGAAAAAAAAGTATTCAGCCGAAAAACTTATAACGAAGTTCCGACTGGATTTGAATTGAAGAAAAACATCTACATTAAATTTTCGGATCCAAATCAGTTAAATGAATTTATTTCCATTTTATCCAGTAATGAAATTTACGATTTGGTGCGCGTAGATTACTTTTCAAATGCTTTGGAAACCATCAAAAAAGAAATGATGGCCAAAGCCAGACTGCTGATTCAGGAAAAAATAAAAAACTATGAAATTCTTCTTGGCGAAACCTTTACAAACGCCGAAAAAAGAATTGCTGATGATTTCATTGTAAACTTACCCGTAGAAATGTATCGATCTTATGAGGCATACAACAGCTCCTCTTTAAACTTAAAAAGGAATTCAAATATTAACCAAGCTACCAAATCGACTACACTTTATTACCAGCCGGTTTTTGGTAAAGAGTTTGATTTTATCCTTAATCCTTCGGTTTTAGAACCTGTTATTCAGGTACAATATGAAGTAAAAATTGTTATTAACAGAGAAAAGAAACAAAATGTAAAAGGAGACAAAGAGTTTATTCTGGTTACACCAAATGGCGATTTAAAAACTTTAAATATTAATATGACAAAACAAAACTATTAA
- a CDS encoding vWA domain-containing protein → MKSNLFISALFAIAFSITSCHSSNDKPKPKTEIEKPATASNTKIQVALLLDTSSSMDGLIDQAKSRLWNIVNTLTTLKYEGKTPDIEIALYEYGNDGLSAKSNFIRQITPLSTDLDLISEKLFALRTNGGSEYCGAVIQDATKDLKWASENSSMKLIYIAGNEEFNQGKISYKEAISNALKNGIYVNTIFCGNKTEGINIFWKDGADRGKGKYFNIDSDKAVEYIATPYDDEIAKCDEKMNKTYINYGAKGADKKMNQIKQDQNAKMVSASNYTDRAVSKSKAVYKNDSWDLVDKVKDDAGAISKIKKEELPTELQNKSTAELQKIVTEKTKERETIQKEISVLAKKRQEYIDTESKKTKKQDDLGNTINSSIIAFAKVKGYTVEK, encoded by the coding sequence ATGAAATCAAATCTTTTTATTTCCGCACTATTTGCAATTGCATTTTCTATCACAAGCTGTCATTCTTCCAATGACAAACCAAAACCGAAAACTGAAATCGAAAAACCGGCAACAGCTTCCAACACTAAAATACAAGTTGCCCTTTTGCTGGATACTTCGAGCAGTATGGACGGTTTAATCGATCAGGCAAAATCACGATTGTGGAATATTGTAAATACGCTGACCACTTTAAAATATGAAGGAAAAACACCTGATATCGAAATTGCTTTATATGAATATGGCAATGATGGACTTTCTGCAAAATCAAACTTCATCAGACAAATAACACCGCTTTCAACCGATTTGGATTTAATTTCTGAAAAACTGTTTGCGCTTAGAACCAACGGCGGAAGTGAATATTGCGGAGCCGTTATTCAGGATGCAACGAAAGATCTGAAATGGGCATCAGAAAACAGCAGTATGAAACTGATTTATATTGCAGGAAACGAAGAATTCAATCAGGGAAAAATCAGTTACAAAGAAGCGATTAGCAATGCTTTAAAAAATGGTATTTATGTAAATACTATTTTCTGCGGTAATAAAACCGAAGGCATCAACATTTTTTGGAAAGACGGCGCAGACCGCGGAAAAGGAAAATATTTCAATATTGATTCAGACAAAGCGGTAGAATATATCGCCACTCCGTATGATGATGAAATTGCCAAATGCGATGAAAAAATGAACAAAACCTACATCAATTACGGAGCAAAAGGAGCTGATAAAAAAATGAATCAGATAAAGCAGGATCAAAACGCAAAAATGGTTTCAGCTTCAAATTATACAGACCGTGCCGTAAGTAAATCCAAAGCAGTTTATAAAAACGACAGCTGGGATTTGGTTGACAAAGTAAAAGACGATGCAGGAGCTATTTCTAAAATCAAAAAAGAAGAATTACCAACAGAATTGCAAAACAAATCGACTGCAGAATTGCAGAAAATAGTAACTGAAAAGACAAAAGAAAGAGAAACCATCCAGAAAGAAATCAGCGTTTTGGCCAAAAAACGTCAGGAATATATTGATACGGAATCTAAGAAAACCAAAAAGCAGGATGATTTAGGCAATACTATCAATTCATCTATAAT